Proteins encoded within one genomic window of Pigmentiphaga sp. H8:
- the metK gene encoding methionine adenosyltransferase — protein sequence MANSYLFTSESVSEGHPDKVADQVSDAILDAILAQDPTSRVAAETLCNTGLVVLAGEITTRANVDYIQVARDTIKRIGYDNTDYGIDYKGCAVLVAYDKQSPDIAQGVDRASDDYLNQGAGDQGLMFGYACTETPDLMPAPIWYAHRLVQRQSELRKDGRLPWLRPDAKSQVTFRYVDGKPVEVDTVVLSTQHSPDVSQDTIREAVIEEIIKKTFTDGLITDKTRYLVNPTGRFVIGGPQGDCGLTGRKIIVDTYGGACPHGGGAFSGKDPSKVDRSAAYAARYVAKNIVAAGLATRAQIQVSYAIGVAEPINITVDTYGTGVIPDDQIAKLVREHFDLRPKGIVNMLDLLRPIYQKSAAYGHFGRSEPEFSWEATDKAAALRSAR from the coding sequence GTGGCCAATTCCTACCTCTTCACTTCGGAATCCGTCTCCGAAGGACACCCCGACAAAGTCGCCGACCAGGTCTCGGATGCCATCCTGGACGCCATCCTCGCGCAGGACCCGACCTCGCGCGTGGCCGCGGAAACGCTGTGCAACACCGGCCTGGTCGTGCTGGCGGGCGAGATCACCACGCGCGCCAACGTCGACTACATCCAGGTCGCGCGCGACACCATCAAGCGCATCGGCTACGACAACACCGACTACGGCATCGACTACAAGGGCTGCGCGGTGCTGGTCGCCTACGACAAGCAGTCGCCCGACATCGCCCAGGGCGTGGACCGCGCCTCGGACGACTACCTGAACCAGGGCGCCGGCGACCAGGGCCTGATGTTCGGCTACGCCTGCACCGAAACGCCCGACCTGATGCCCGCGCCGATCTGGTACGCGCACCGCCTGGTCCAGCGCCAGAGCGAGCTGCGCAAGGACGGCCGCCTGCCGTGGCTGCGCCCGGACGCCAAGTCCCAGGTCACCTTCCGCTACGTCGACGGCAAGCCGGTCGAGGTCGACACCGTGGTGCTGTCCACCCAGCACTCGCCCGACGTCAGCCAGGACACCATCCGCGAAGCCGTCATCGAAGAGATCATCAAGAAGACCTTCACCGACGGCCTGATCACCGACAAAACCCGCTACCTGGTCAACCCGACCGGCCGCTTCGTCATCGGCGGCCCGCAGGGCGACTGCGGCCTGACCGGCCGCAAGATCATCGTCGACACCTACGGCGGCGCATGCCCGCACGGCGGCGGCGCGTTCTCGGGCAAGGATCCGTCCAAGGTCGACCGCTCGGCCGCCTATGCCGCCCGCTACGTGGCCAAGAACATCGTCGCCGCGGGCCTGGCCACGCGCGCGCAGATCCAGGTCAGCTACGCCATCGGTGTGGCCGAGCCCATCAACATCACGGTCGACACCTACGGTACCGGCGTCATCCCCGACGACCAGATCGCCAAGCTGGTACGCGAGCACTTCGACCTGCGTCCGAAGGGCATCGTCAACATGCTGGACCTGCTGCGCCCGATCTACCAGAAGTCGGCCGCCTACGGCCACTTCGGCCGCTCGGAGCCGGAGTTCAGCTGGGAAGCCACCGACAAGGCGGCGGCGCTGCGGTCGGCGCGTTAA
- a CDS encoding amidohydrolase, with product MSGQNALPLTPPPDPHPRKPRLAAPAGAIDCHVHLFGPASRYPFHPGSKYRSADALPETNIALQDTLGLSGAVVVSGAGYGQNPDHLAEVLRRFPDRFRGVALLPDDVDRARVAELDALGVRGARFVSHGHRGALPRLSSPRIPELIAEFGWHVQFYPHGTDLVEHADALLRLPNRIVLDHFACIPAAGGVDQPAFRRLLELLDTGRVWVKISGPMRSTAQDYPYSEVTPLARALVRHAPERLLWGSDWPHTNMQGRGMPNDGDLFDLLAEWVEDRSVLERILVRNPREVYGEFSG from the coding sequence ATGTCCGGCCAGAACGCGCTTCCGCTGACGCCGCCGCCCGATCCGCATCCGCGCAAGCCCCGGCTGGCCGCGCCGGCGGGCGCCATCGATTGCCACGTGCACCTGTTCGGACCCGCCAGCCGCTATCCGTTCCACCCGGGCAGCAAGTACCGCTCGGCGGACGCGCTGCCCGAGACCAACATCGCCTTGCAGGACACCTTGGGATTGTCCGGCGCGGTGGTGGTCAGCGGCGCCGGCTACGGCCAGAATCCGGACCACCTGGCCGAGGTGCTGCGGCGTTTCCCGGATCGTTTTCGCGGCGTGGCGCTGCTGCCCGACGACGTGGACCGCGCCCGCGTGGCCGAGCTCGACGCGCTGGGCGTGCGCGGCGCCCGCTTCGTCAGCCATGGCCACCGCGGCGCCTTGCCCCGGTTGTCGTCGCCGCGCATTCCCGAACTGATCGCGGAGTTCGGCTGGCACGTACAGTTCTATCCCCACGGCACCGATCTGGTCGAGCATGCCGATGCGTTGCTGCGCCTGCCCAACCGCATCGTGCTGGATCACTTCGCCTGCATCCCCGCCGCGGGCGGAGTGGACCAGCCGGCCTTCCGGCGGCTGCTGGAGCTGCTGGATACCGGGCGCGTGTGGGTGAAAATTTCGGGTCCGATGCGCAGCACGGCGCAGGACTACCCCTATTCCGAGGTCACTCCCCTGGCACGCGCCCTGGTGCGTCATGCGCCCGAACGCCTGCTGTGGGGCAGCGACTGGCCGCACACGAACATGCAGGGCAGGGGCATGCCCAACGACGGCGACCTGTTCGACCTGCTGGCCGAGTGGGTGGAGGACCGTTCGGTGCTCGAACGGATCCTGGTCCGCAACCCGCGCGAAGTCTACGGCGAGTTCAGCGGGTAG
- a CDS encoding tripartite tricarboxylate transporter substrate binding protein, whose protein sequence is MPCPYPVRRAWLHAAACLAASVALAAPAQAARYPSRPVTLVVPFSAGGSVDAVARMLAAQLGRRLDAQFVVENVPGAGGVISTQRVARAAPDGYTLLFTTPNHTINPAITPRLSFDTEKDFAPIGLVAQIPELLVASGNQPFDDFKGFVDFARKNPGKLTYGSAGNGTLPHVTTELLLERLGIQVVHVPYKGAAPALNDLLGGQIAVKMDTVTTSQPHFAGGRIKPLAIASAKRSALLPDVPTIAESGVPGYEGLLWLGVLAPAGTPREVIDVLNRTMADIGKDPVWNSQLQAAGVEPRTSTPEDFAAMISAEIRQWKDVVRRARITAN, encoded by the coding sequence ATGCCGTGCCCATACCCTGTCCGTCGCGCGTGGCTGCATGCCGCCGCCTGCCTTGCCGCGAGTGTGGCGCTGGCCGCTCCGGCGCAGGCTGCCCGCTATCCGTCCCGGCCGGTCACGCTGGTGGTGCCGTTCTCGGCCGGCGGATCGGTGGACGCCGTGGCGCGCATGCTGGCCGCGCAGCTCGGCCGGCGGCTCGACGCGCAGTTCGTGGTCGAGAACGTTCCCGGCGCCGGCGGCGTGATCTCCACCCAGCGCGTCGCGCGCGCGGCGCCCGACGGCTACACGCTGCTGTTCACGACGCCCAACCACACCATCAATCCGGCGATCACGCCGCGCCTGTCCTTCGATACGGAAAAGGACTTCGCGCCCATCGGACTCGTCGCGCAGATTCCCGAGCTGCTGGTGGCCAGCGGCAACCAGCCCTTCGACGATTTCAAGGGCTTCGTCGATTTCGCCCGCAAGAACCCGGGCAAGCTGACCTACGGATCGGCGGGCAACGGCACGCTGCCCCACGTCACGACGGAACTCCTGCTGGAGCGGCTCGGCATCCAGGTCGTGCACGTGCCGTACAAAGGTGCGGCGCCGGCGCTCAACGACCTGCTGGGCGGCCAGATCGCGGTCAAGATGGACACGGTCACCACCTCGCAGCCGCATTTCGCCGGCGGCAGGATCAAGCCGCTGGCCATCGCCAGCGCGAAGCGCTCGGCGTTGCTGCCCGACGTGCCGACCATTGCCGAGTCCGGCGTGCCGGGCTACGAAGGCCTCCTGTGGCTGGGCGTGCTGGCGCCGGCGGGTACGCCGCGCGAGGTGATCGACGTGCTGAACCGGACGATGGCGGATATCGGCAAGGACCCCGTCTGGAACAGCCAGTTGCAGGCGGCGGGCGTGGAGCCCAGGACCAGCACGCCCGAAGATTTCGCCGCGATGATCTCGGCCGAGATCCGGCAATGGAAGGACGTGGTGCGGCGTGCCCGCATCACCGCGAACTGA
- a CDS encoding LysR family transcriptional regulator → MQIDFLGMQAFLCIVEQGGFLPAATHLNLSQTAVSHRLRKLEDSLGMKLLTRTTRAITLTDAGRALLPRVRKAMQELELSYDTVRQHAGTAPRWLVFGCLPTLAITQLSPALLRFATRHPDISVRVLDDSIGEIAEHVHNGTAAFGVSLASSNRFGLDMDVFAEEPFVLACPPRHRLARAREVDWERLRGEPLIRISLPAGNAATIDDALGDRRLRFRWAYEAQHTSIALDFVANGLGLTVVPALSATKAPGVVTRPLAGPAVARHLAVVTRHGAVLAPAAQAMRDLLVAEIRGRLAAVHERRA, encoded by the coding sequence ATGCAAATCGATTTCCTCGGCATGCAGGCCTTTCTCTGCATCGTCGAGCAAGGCGGCTTCCTGCCGGCCGCCACCCACCTGAATCTGTCCCAGACGGCGGTCAGCCACCGCCTGCGCAAGCTGGAGGACAGCCTGGGCATGAAGCTGCTGACCCGCACCACGCGCGCGATCACACTGACCGACGCCGGCCGCGCCTTGCTGCCGCGCGTGCGCAAGGCCATGCAGGAACTGGAACTGTCCTACGACACGGTGCGCCAGCACGCCGGCACCGCGCCGCGCTGGCTGGTGTTCGGCTGCCTGCCGACCCTGGCGATCACCCAGTTGTCGCCGGCGCTGCTGCGCTTCGCGACGCGGCATCCGGACATCTCGGTGCGCGTGCTGGACGACTCCATCGGCGAGATCGCCGAGCACGTGCACAACGGCACCGCGGCCTTCGGCGTGTCGCTGGCCAGCTCGAACCGGTTCGGCCTGGACATGGACGTGTTCGCCGAAGAACCGTTCGTGTTGGCCTGCCCGCCCCGCCATCGCCTGGCGCGGGCCAGGGAAGTGGATTGGGAACGCCTGCGCGGCGAACCCCTGATCCGCATCAGCCTGCCCGCCGGCAACGCGGCCACCATCGACGACGCGCTGGGCGATCGCCGCCTGCGGTTCCGCTGGGCCTACGAGGCCCAGCACACGTCGATCGCGCTGGACTTCGTCGCCAACGGACTGGGACTGACCGTGGTGCCGGCGCTGTCGGCCACCAAGGCTCCCGGCGTGGTCACGCGTCCGCTGGCCGGCCCCGCGGTGGCGCGACATCTGGCGGTGGTGACGCGCCACGGCGCCGTGCTTGCCCCGGCCGCGCAGGCCATGCGCGACCTGCTCGTGGCCGAGATCCGGGGCCGCCTGGCGGCGGTCCATGAACGGCGCGCATGA
- a CDS encoding tripartite tricarboxylate transporter substrate binding protein → MFHRAARPIAAALMFAAIAPLHAQDDRYPEQPIRVVVPFGVGGLADISLRLVTQRLSERLGQQVVVENKPGAGGVVAANAVLGAPHDGYTLAVFANGTAISKTLFKLPYDPVADFEPISTVAYFDLVLLTNAKGKLQSLPALLAEGKKRQLVLGTINPGSTQNLSAELFKSMAGVDAMIVPFKSTPEVLTALLRGDVDVMFESYAALRGAITSGQATPIAATGSHRSSWLPKVPTVAESGVPGYEVAGWNALFAPAGTPPRRLDRLNAALNEVLREPAIRQRLEELGTQAQGSTRGELADVFKRDIAKWADVIRKAGIPMQQN, encoded by the coding sequence ATGTTCCACCGCGCCGCGCGGCCCATTGCCGCCGCGCTGATGTTCGCCGCCATCGCCCCGCTCCACGCGCAGGACGACCGCTACCCCGAGCAGCCCATCCGCGTGGTCGTGCCCTTCGGCGTCGGCGGGCTGGCCGACATCTCGCTGCGCCTGGTCACGCAGCGCCTGTCCGAACGCCTGGGCCAGCAGGTCGTGGTCGAGAACAAGCCCGGCGCGGGCGGCGTGGTGGCCGCCAACGCCGTGCTGGGCGCGCCGCACGACGGCTACACGCTGGCGGTATTCGCCAACGGCACGGCGATCAGCAAGACGCTTTTCAAGCTGCCCTACGATCCCGTCGCCGATTTCGAGCCCATCTCCACCGTCGCCTACTTCGACCTGGTGCTGCTGACCAACGCCAAGGGCAAGCTGCAATCCCTGCCCGCGCTGCTGGCCGAGGGCAAGAAACGCCAGTTGGTGCTGGGCACCATCAACCCGGGCAGCACGCAGAACCTGTCGGCTGAACTGTTCAAGTCCATGGCCGGCGTCGACGCCATGATCGTGCCTTTCAAGAGCACGCCCGAAGTGCTGACCGCCTTGCTGCGCGGCGACGTCGACGTGATGTTCGAGTCGTATGCCGCGCTCAGGGGCGCCATCACGTCGGGCCAGGCAACGCCGATCGCGGCCACCGGCAGCCACCGCTCGAGCTGGTTGCCCAAGGTGCCCACCGTGGCCGAGAGCGGCGTGCCCGGCTATGAAGTCGCGGGCTGGAACGCCCTGTTCGCGCCGGCCGGCACGCCGCCCCGCAGGCTGGACCGCCTGAACGCCGCGTTGAACGAAGTGCTGCGCGAGCCCGCCATCCGCCAGCGCCTGGAGGAACTCGGCACGCAGGCCCAGGGCAGCACGCGCGGGGAACTCGCCGACGTGTTCAAGCGCGACATCGCCAAGTGGGCCGACGTCATCCGCAAGGCGGGCATCCCCATGCAGCAGAACTAG
- a CDS encoding amidohydrolase, which produces MTFAISMADAVLVDAHVHVFTRDMPLVPNPRHSPDYSFTVEQLLDTMDRHGVHYAVIAAASPWGDYNDYVLESLGKSARLRGTIIADPAVEKVSLDAMHAAGMRGVRLPFIGLPELPDLDSWNYRKFLRRLVDLDWHVHVHIEGPRLPAVLPLLEQSGVKIVIDHIGRPDPVSGTASEGFQAMLRSVRKGRTWVKMSGAYRLGANARECAQALYREVDVDRLMWASDCPFVGAESTMTYEAAITWLEETIPDAADRRRIFGGNALRFYFS; this is translated from the coding sequence GTGACCTTCGCGATTTCCATGGCCGACGCCGTGCTGGTCGATGCCCACGTCCACGTCTTCACGCGCGACATGCCGCTCGTGCCCAATCCCCGGCACAGTCCGGACTACAGTTTCACGGTGGAGCAACTGCTCGACACCATGGACCGGCACGGCGTGCACTACGCCGTCATCGCCGCCGCCAGCCCCTGGGGGGACTACAACGACTACGTGCTCGAATCCCTGGGCAAGTCGGCGCGGCTGCGCGGCACCATCATCGCCGACCCCGCCGTGGAGAAGGTCTCGCTGGACGCCATGCACGCCGCCGGCATGCGGGGCGTGCGGCTGCCCTTCATCGGCCTGCCGGAACTGCCCGACCTGGACTCGTGGAACTATCGCAAGTTCCTGCGCCGGCTGGTGGACCTGGACTGGCACGTGCACGTGCACATCGAGGGGCCCCGGCTGCCGGCGGTGCTGCCCTTGCTCGAGCAATCGGGCGTGAAGATCGTCATCGATCACATCGGCCGGCCCGATCCGGTCTCGGGAACGGCCAGCGAAGGTTTTCAGGCCATGCTGCGATCGGTCCGCAAGGGCCGCACCTGGGTGAAGATGTCGGGCGCGTACCGGCTGGGAGCCAATGCCCGCGAATGCGCGCAGGCGCTGTACCGCGAAGTGGACGTGGACAGGCTGATGTGGGCCAGCGACTGCCCCTTCGTGGGCGCGGAATCGACCATGACCTACGAGGCCGCCATCACGTGGCTGGAGGAAACGATTCCGGACGCGGCCGACCGGCGCCGCATCTTCGGCGGCAACGCGCTGCGCTTCTATTTCTCGTGA
- a CDS encoding aldo/keto reductase — MTLATTRLGRTGLTVSRLALGTMTFGLQTEESVARQILDKAAHGGINFLDTADVYPLGGGLKTIGATEEILGRWLREAPGRRAGFVVATKAFGRTGPHPWDQGSSRKHLLDAIDASLARLQTDYVDLYQLHGDDTRTPLDETLEVLDTIVRSGRARYVGVSNFLAYRLARALGKSELHGLVRFVSVQPRYSLLFREIERELLPLAQEEGLGVIPYNPLAGGLLTGKHRRGAPTEGTRFTLGTAAERYQERYWADRYFDTVDALQALAKEAGVSLTTLSVAWVLANPLVTAPLLGASRPDQLDDTLAAADYVLDAGLKQRLDELTQVYRWGDSAR, encoded by the coding sequence ATGACCTTGGCCACCACCCGCCTGGGCCGCACCGGCCTGACCGTCAGCCGCCTCGCGCTCGGCACCATGACCTTCGGCCTGCAGACCGAGGAATCCGTCGCCCGCCAGATCCTGGACAAGGCCGCCCACGGCGGCATCAACTTCCTGGACACCGCCGACGTCTATCCGCTGGGCGGCGGCTTGAAGACGATAGGCGCCACCGAGGAAATCCTGGGCCGCTGGCTGCGCGAGGCGCCGGGCCGGCGCGCCGGTTTCGTCGTGGCGACCAAGGCCTTCGGCCGGACCGGTCCCCACCCCTGGGACCAGGGCTCGTCGCGCAAGCATCTGCTGGATGCGATCGACGCCTCGCTGGCACGGCTGCAGACGGACTACGTCGATCTCTACCAGCTGCATGGCGACGACACGCGCACGCCGCTGGACGAGACCCTGGAGGTCCTGGACACCATCGTGCGGTCCGGTCGCGCCCGCTACGTGGGCGTGTCCAATTTCCTGGCGTACCGCCTGGCCCGCGCGCTGGGCAAGTCCGAGCTGCACGGCCTCGTGCGCTTCGTCTCGGTGCAGCCCCGCTACAGCCTGTTGTTCCGCGAGATCGAGCGTGAACTGCTGCCGCTGGCGCAGGAAGAGGGCCTGGGCGTGATTCCGTACAACCCGCTGGCCGGCGGGCTGCTGACCGGCAAGCATCGCCGCGGCGCGCCCACCGAAGGCACCCGCTTCACGCTGGGCACCGCGGCCGAGCGCTACCAGGAGCGTTACTGGGCCGACCGGTATTTCGACACGGTGGACGCGCTGCAGGCGCTGGCGAAGGAAGCGGGGGTATCGCTGACGACGCTGTCGGTGGCCTGGGTGCTGGCCAATCCGCTCGTTACCGCGCCGCTGCTGGGCGCGAGCCGGCCCGACCAACTCGACGATACGCTGGCGGCGGCCGACTACGTGCTGGACGCGGGACTGAAGCAGCGGCTGGACGAGCTGACGCAGGTCTACCGCTGGGGCGACTCGGCGCGTTGA
- a CDS encoding DUF1289 domain-containing protein gives MTAKLPVSDPPPSASLPDSPCVAVCSTLFDEICRGCGRTAMEVANWVQMSPEEKQVVWQRIRAQGYPRRKG, from the coding sequence ATGACCGCCAAGTTACCCGTTTCCGATCCCCCACCCTCCGCCTCCCTTCCCGATTCGCCCTGCGTGGCGGTGTGCTCCACCCTGTTCGACGAAATCTGCCGCGGATGCGGCCGTACCGCGATGGAAGTCGCCAACTGGGTGCAGATGAGTCCCGAGGAAAAACAGGTCGTGTGGCAGCGGATCCGGGCCCAGGGCTACCCCCGGCGCAAGGGCTGA
- a CDS encoding glycosyltransferase family 1 protein, with the protein MRIVLVTDAWHPQINGVVHTWTYMQKTLTSWGHELIIVSPVGSRTIPTPTEPDVRLCVEPRRHLLRTLADREPDTLHIATEGPLGLAARRLARQRGWRYTTSFHTMFPDYLQARIGIPANWTWRFMRWFHRPSQRVLVPTPTVRDTLAAKGLGNLHIWARGVDTERFRPEAGNALPYPGPIFLSVGRLAREKNLDAFLSLDLPGTKVVVGGGPDEPRLRRKFPGAVFLGMKPHSELARYYAGADVFVFPSQTDTFGLVMLEAIACGTPVAAYRSEAPMAVVSEGRTGVLHDDLRAACMGALELSGTDIRQHALEHSWTAIASRLLELQVPADPKREKADLDWYPQGAV; encoded by the coding sequence ATGCGCATCGTCCTCGTCACGGATGCCTGGCATCCGCAAATCAACGGCGTCGTCCACACCTGGACGTACATGCAGAAAACGCTGACCTCCTGGGGCCACGAACTCATCATCGTCAGTCCCGTCGGCAGCCGCACCATCCCCACCCCTACCGAGCCCGACGTGCGGCTGTGCGTGGAGCCACGCCGGCACCTGCTGCGCACGCTGGCGGACCGCGAACCCGACACCCTGCACATCGCCACCGAAGGGCCGCTGGGCCTGGCGGCGCGGCGGCTGGCGCGGCAGCGGGGCTGGCGCTACACCACGTCCTTCCACACCATGTTCCCGGATTATCTCCAGGCCCGGATAGGCATCCCGGCGAACTGGACGTGGCGCTTCATGCGCTGGTTCCACCGGCCTTCGCAGCGGGTGCTGGTACCGACCCCCACCGTGCGCGACACGCTCGCGGCCAAGGGGCTGGGCAACCTCCACATCTGGGCGCGCGGCGTGGACACCGAGCGCTTCCGGCCCGAGGCCGGCAACGCGCTGCCCTACCCCGGCCCCATCTTCCTGAGCGTGGGCCGCCTGGCCAGGGAAAAGAACCTCGATGCCTTCCTGTCCCTGGACCTGCCGGGCACCAAGGTGGTCGTGGGCGGCGGCCCGGACGAGCCCCGGCTGCGGCGCAAGTTCCCCGGCGCGGTCTTCCTTGGCATGAAGCCGCACAGCGAACTGGCGCGCTACTACGCGGGCGCCGACGTGTTCGTCTTCCCCAGCCAGACCGATACGTTCGGCCTGGTCATGCTGGAGGCGATCGCCTGCGGCACGCCGGTGGCCGCCTATCGCAGCGAGGCGCCGATGGCGGTCGTGAGCGAAGGGCGCACCGGCGTCCTGCACGACGACCTGCGCGCGGCCTGCATGGGGGCGCTGGAACTGTCGGGCACCGACATCCGGCAGCATGCGCTGGAGCACAGCTGGACCGCCATCGCCTCGCGCCTGCTGGAGTTGCAGGTGCCGGCCGATCCGAAACGCGAGAAGGCCGACCTGGACTGGTATCCCCAGGGCGCGGTGTAG
- a CDS encoding RidA family protein — MSNADERLRALGLALPPPTPTLFSYAPAIRHRDTIHVAGQIPKTGADTLLAQGVVGESVDAGVGREAVRLCVLHALAWVQHLAGGTLAGVDRVLRVNYFFQVGRERGRWSELADEGSELLVALFGDRGRHPRSVIGVSELPRNAPVLVDLDVALREGTPGA; from the coding sequence ATGTCGAATGCCGATGAACGCCTGCGCGCACTGGGGCTTGCGCTGCCGCCGCCCACGCCCACGCTGTTCTCCTACGCGCCGGCGATCCGGCACCGAGATACCATCCACGTCGCCGGACAGATCCCCAAGACCGGGGCCGATACGCTCCTGGCGCAGGGAGTCGTGGGCGAATCGGTGGACGCCGGCGTGGGCCGCGAGGCCGTCAGGCTGTGCGTGCTGCATGCCCTGGCGTGGGTGCAGCACCTGGCCGGCGGCACGCTTGCCGGTGTCGACCGCGTGCTGCGCGTGAACTACTTCTTCCAGGTCGGGCGCGAGCGCGGCCGGTGGTCGGAGCTGGCCGACGAAGGGTCCGAGCTGCTGGTGGCGCTGTTCGGCGACCGGGGGCGCCATCCGCGTTCCGTCATCGGCGTGAGCGAGCTGCCGCGCAATGCGCCGGTGCTGGTCGATCTGGACGTCGCGCTCAGGGAAGGTACGCCCGGCGCCTGA
- a CDS encoding tripartite tricarboxylate transporter substrate binding protein, translated as MSMHRIAAAVLALSCAAGAHAASFPSKMIHLVVPFPPGGVADLVTRTVGQKVAQDIGQPVVVDNKPGASGIIGAEHVARAAPDGYTLLVANLPVLSINELQYSDLPYSASRDFTPVVMLADQPYIIAAKPGLPVADLAAFTRLAKQKPGALTFGSASSSTYLAGELFNARAGTRMTHVPYKGSAPAINDLLGGHIDLLLDPVITLLPHARAGKIQALAVTSPTRIDIAPEIPTYKEAGLEGLDITSWQGIVAPAATPREVVETLNAAFNRALKSPEVAARLKEQGVSVKGGSAAQFAAFVEGENQRWAKLAREVGFQPTKR; from the coding sequence ATGTCCATGCATCGTATCGCCGCCGCCGTCCTGGCGCTGTCGTGTGCCGCGGGCGCCCACGCGGCGTCCTTTCCCAGCAAGATGATCCACCTCGTCGTGCCCTTTCCCCCCGGCGGCGTGGCCGACCTCGTGACGCGCACGGTGGGCCAGAAGGTGGCCCAGGACATCGGCCAGCCCGTGGTGGTCGACAACAAGCCGGGCGCCAGCGGCATCATCGGCGCGGAACACGTGGCGCGAGCCGCGCCCGATGGCTATACGCTGCTGGTGGCGAACCTGCCGGTCCTGTCCATCAACGAGCTGCAATACTCGGACCTGCCTTACTCCGCGAGCCGCGATTTCACGCCCGTCGTCATGCTGGCGGACCAGCCGTACATCATCGCCGCCAAGCCCGGCCTGCCGGTCGCCGACCTGGCCGCGTTCACCCGGCTGGCCAAGCAGAAGCCCGGCGCGCTGACGTTCGGCTCGGCGTCCAGCTCGACCTACCTGGCGGGCGAGCTTTTCAACGCGCGGGCCGGTACGCGGATGACACACGTGCCCTACAAGGGCAGCGCCCCCGCCATCAACGACCTGCTGGGCGGACACATCGACCTGTTGCTCGATCCCGTCATCACGCTGCTGCCGCATGCGCGGGCCGGGAAGATCCAGGCCCTGGCGGTGACCTCGCCCACGCGCATCGACATCGCGCCCGAGATCCCTACCTACAAGGAAGCCGGCCTGGAGGGGCTGGACATCACGTCCTGGCAAGGCATCGTGGCGCCGGCCGCCACCCCGCGCGAGGTGGTCGAGACCTTGAACGCGGCGTTCAACCGCGCGCTCAAATCGCCCGAGGTCGCGGCGCGCCTGAAGGAGCAGGGGGTATCGGTGAAAGGAGGCTCCGCCGCCCAGTTCGCCGCCTTCGTCGAGGGCGAGAACCAGCGGTGGGCCAAGCTGGCCCGGGAAGTGGGCTTCCAGCCCACTAAGCGCTAG
- a CDS encoding RidA family protein — translation MSIQRIGPGKRMSEISVFNGVLYLAGQVPRETRGRDIREQTAEVLAMIDGLLEGVGSNRSRLLSCQIFLRDMALFASMNEVWDAWVAAGQAPARATVQAALASPGCDIEIVAIAAA, via the coding sequence ATGAGCATCCAGAGAATCGGACCCGGCAAGCGCATGTCGGAAATCTCGGTCTTCAACGGCGTCCTGTACCTGGCGGGCCAGGTACCCCGGGAGACCCGCGGGCGCGACATCCGCGAACAGACGGCGGAAGTGCTGGCCATGATCGACGGGCTGCTGGAAGGCGTGGGCAGCAACCGGTCCCGGCTGCTGTCCTGCCAGATATTCCTGCGGGACATGGCGCTGTTCGCGTCCATGAACGAAGTCTGGGATGCCTGGGTCGCCGCCGGCCAGGCCCCGGCCCGCGCCACGGTGCAGGCCGCGCTGGCTTCGCCCGGGTGCGACATAGAAATCGTCGCGATCGCCGCGGCCTGA